One Gimesia aquarii DNA segment encodes these proteins:
- a CDS encoding transglutaminase-like domain-containing protein codes for MQTYLLEKKQNQTLTVLTWISIFLFLLSICACSQNPASETGSTATSKTAIQDEDVWQVIYVNSQRIGYAYSQTRIEDQAGVKVIRSQSDSFLKIKRFGQVINMGTHLKTTENTKGELLSYTFEMKNPPADSTVSKGVVEDGKLKINTQVANKVKQSELKWNPAFHAPSYLERIFKMSQMKPGEEKSFSMLLPEYNKVTEVKLLALDYETTELYGDRDEKCLHVKMTQSALPGMIVDLYVTEDGEIPKTAMDFLGSSMLTYTVSKETALEEISGEELDLAVQTLIKVKSLPRAHDTTKVVYKVTLPGEDPAKLLATGETQQIKSLDKNSIELTVSKAPVPTQFPKSKVGSEFVTPTQFVQSDDPRIIKYAKEAVKSETNPWKQALLMERYVYKNLRKKNFSTALASAAEVAKNMEGDCTEHAVLLAAMLRAQNLPSRVAVGMVYIPSRSSFGGHMWTEVFLDNRWIPLDATLGKGGIGAGHIKLTDSSLADNAPAPLTIFLPLLQTVGKLSIEIIDSTSKSK; via the coding sequence ATGCAGACTTATTTGCTCGAAAAAAAGCAAAATCAGACGCTGACTGTCCTTACCTGGATCAGTATCTTTTTATTTCTTCTCAGCATTTGCGCTTGTTCTCAAAATCCTGCCAGTGAAACGGGTTCAACGGCCACATCCAAAACAGCAATTCAAGACGAGGACGTCTGGCAGGTCATTTATGTCAATTCTCAGCGAATAGGCTATGCGTATTCACAAACCCGCATTGAAGATCAGGCTGGCGTGAAAGTCATTCGAAGTCAAAGCGATTCGTTCCTGAAAATTAAGCGATTTGGGCAGGTCATTAATATGGGCACCCACTTGAAAACGACTGAAAATACAAAAGGCGAACTATTATCGTACACGTTCGAAATGAAAAATCCGCCTGCCGACTCGACCGTTTCAAAAGGAGTTGTCGAAGACGGTAAATTAAAAATAAATACTCAGGTTGCAAACAAGGTCAAACAGTCTGAGTTGAAATGGAATCCTGCGTTTCACGCCCCAAGTTATCTGGAGCGTATTTTTAAAATGTCTCAAATGAAACCGGGAGAAGAGAAATCCTTCTCAATGCTGCTGCCTGAATACAATAAAGTCACTGAAGTCAAACTTCTTGCTCTGGATTATGAAACAACGGAATTATATGGTGACCGTGATGAAAAGTGCCTGCATGTCAAAATGACGCAGTCTGCCTTACCGGGAATGATCGTCGATTTGTATGTGACTGAAGATGGAGAAATTCCCAAAACGGCAATGGACTTCCTGGGCTCATCCATGTTGACTTATACTGTGAGCAAAGAAACTGCATTGGAAGAAATTTCCGGTGAGGAACTCGATTTAGCGGTGCAAACACTGATTAAAGTCAAATCTCTCCCGCGTGCACATGACACGACAAAAGTGGTCTATAAAGTCACTCTCCCGGGTGAAGATCCGGCAAAGCTGCTAGCAACAGGCGAAACACAACAAATCAAGAGCCTTGATAAGAACAGTATCGAGTTAACAGTATCCAAAGCCCCTGTTCCCACTCAGTTCCCGAAAAGTAAAGTCGGATCAGAGTTTGTCACCCCCACTCAATTCGTTCAATCTGATGATCCGCGCATTATCAAATATGCGAAAGAGGCTGTGAAATCTGAGACAAATCCATGGAAACAGGCGCTCTTGATGGAACGTTATGTTTACAAGAATTTGAGAAAAAAGAATTTTTCGACAGCATTGGCTTCGGCAGCTGAGGTGGCCAAAAATATGGAAGGGGATTGCACCGAACACGCCGTTTTATTAGCGGCCATGTTACGAGCACAAAATCTGCCTTCTCGTGTCGCGGTAGGAATGGTTTATATTCCAAGTCGTTCCAGCTTTGGCGGACATATGTGGACGGAGGTGTTTCTGGACAATCGCTGGATTCCACTCGACGCTACTTTGGGAAAAGGGGGGATTGGGGCAGGGCACATTAAGCTCACCGATTCCAGCCTTGCGGATAATGCCCCCGCGCCGTTGACGATCTTCCTGCCTCTACTTCAAACAGTGGGTAAACTTTCCATCGAAATCATTGATTCTACCTCGAAATCGAAGTGA
- a CDS encoding BON domain-containing protein, with protein MKRYRKWVLTLGIMAVTPGITMAGPLDFFSKKSEQSSSTAVSGKLSNNQRVANEIADVLRKARLTGYNMEIEYNKGVAKLSGKIPTAAQKAQATSLISRIKGVTRVDNQLEVSEAPSRQVPTLGRETSKSSLNPFRKPADIQQASATDPFLKGSLNQAQFEQSAEKPVSNIQRVSGQVARGPAPSNQQMAEQIAKSLGPVLASAHDVEIRFKNGTAILQGAIGSVQEQQMATQIAQRVPGVRNVENRLQILQAAPQQSSMIQPTNYMNYQAPHPGPAGAPAMTPQPGIGASNNVYNSPHLPNGAWPTYAQYPNYAQVAYPSEYSASAFPYIGPFYPYPQVPLGWREAQLEWDDGSWKLNFRPRTNRWWWFMNPKNW; from the coding sequence ATGAAACGGTATCGTAAGTGGGTCTTGACGCTGGGGATCATGGCGGTGACTCCCGGTATCACAATGGCCGGGCCCTTGGATTTCTTCAGCAAGAAGTCTGAACAGTCAAGCTCGACCGCTGTATCCGGTAAACTTTCTAATAATCAGAGAGTCGCCAATGAAATTGCAGACGTTCTGAGAAAAGCTCGACTGACCGGTTACAACATGGAAATCGAGTATAATAAAGGCGTTGCAAAACTTTCGGGTAAAATCCCGACTGCTGCACAGAAAGCACAGGCGACGAGCTTAATCTCTAGAATTAAGGGTGTCACTCGTGTTGACAACCAGCTCGAAGTCAGCGAAGCTCCGAGCAGGCAAGTTCCTACTTTAGGCAGGGAAACCAGTAAATCAAGCCTGAATCCGTTCCGGAAACCTGCGGACATTCAACAGGCTTCTGCTACTGATCCCTTCTTGAAAGGATCTTTGAACCAGGCACAGTTTGAACAGTCAGCTGAAAAGCCTGTCTCAAACATTCAGAGAGTATCAGGTCAGGTTGCTCGGGGTCCTGCTCCAAGTAATCAGCAAATGGCTGAGCAAATTGCGAAATCTCTGGGACCTGTCCTGGCATCAGCTCATGATGTAGAAATTCGCTTTAAAAATGGGACTGCCATCCTACAGGGAGCCATTGGGTCCGTTCAAGAACAGCAAATGGCAACTCAAATTGCCCAACGAGTTCCAGGGGTACGGAACGTTGAAAATCGTTTGCAGATCTTACAAGCTGCTCCACAACAAAGTTCAATGATCCAGCCTACGAACTATATGAACTATCAAGCCCCACATCCTGGTCCTGCTGGAGCTCCTGCAATGACTCCTCAACCTGGAATTGGTGCTTCAAATAATGTCTACAACAGTCCGCACTTACCAAACGGTGCCTGGCCAACTTATGCACAATATCCAAACTATGCACAAGTTGCTTATCCAAGCGAGTATAGTGCAAGTGCTTTCCCTTACATTGGACCTTTCTATCCTTACCCACAAGTTCCATTGGGGTGGAGAGAAGCTCAATTAGAATGGGATGATGGATCATGGAAATTAAACTTCCGACCACGCACAAATCGCTGGTGGTGGTTTATGAATCCTAAAAACTGGTAA
- a CDS encoding Do family serine endopeptidase: MKALTANRNWMFAMIGSACLVGAAVGMAQKDSSSDVPTAATVQDLSNVFREVSKKAMPSIVAIETVGKTSKVSGENLMPFGDDSPFQDLFQNDPRFKDMFKQFKNQPRRSPRRMGSGSGFIINKSGLIMTNSHVVRGADVVKVTLNDGREFTASDIRMDPRSDIAVIKIDDASNLQAIPMGDSTKMEIGDWVLAIGNPFGIGMSVTNGIISAKGRGPGINDREDYLQTDAAINPGNSGGPLLNLKGEVIGVNTAISSRSGGYDGVGFAIPVNMARWVSGQLIDHGQVKRSFLGVGIQPISNDLAKSFDIKVGQGAIITQVMEGSPAEAGKLQTGDIILKFAGKDVSGPRNLQGIVEQLVVGKSYVMELLRDGKRITQNITMEEMPKSFSVAKDEKPLDGSKKEKSKTSVNDLNIEVQPLTSELANQLGYSDNVKGVVITSVEPGSAAEEAGLMKGMIIEKIGTTEVSSMDQFNQGLKEAKDKKSVLLLVRNNSGARFVVVPK; the protein is encoded by the coding sequence ATGAAAGCGTTAACAGCAAACCGAAACTGGATGTTCGCTATGATTGGTAGCGCATGTCTGGTCGGTGCAGCAGTAGGGATGGCTCAAAAAGATTCGAGCTCAGATGTCCCTACAGCCGCAACCGTACAAGATCTTTCGAATGTATTCCGTGAAGTCAGCAAAAAAGCGATGCCTTCAATTGTTGCAATTGAAACTGTTGGTAAGACTTCAAAAGTCTCTGGTGAAAACCTGATGCCGTTTGGCGATGATTCTCCGTTTCAGGATCTGTTCCAAAATGATCCTCGATTCAAAGACATGTTTAAACAGTTTAAGAATCAGCCTCGACGGTCTCCCCGACGAATGGGATCTGGTTCCGGATTTATCATCAATAAATCGGGGCTCATCATGACAAACTCTCACGTTGTTCGTGGGGCAGATGTCGTTAAAGTCACTTTAAACGACGGTCGTGAGTTTACCGCAAGTGACATTCGTATGGACCCTCGTTCTGACATCGCAGTCATTAAAATTGACGATGCGAGTAACCTGCAAGCGATTCCCATGGGTGATAGCACTAAAATGGAAATCGGTGACTGGGTACTGGCAATCGGAAACCCATTCGGTATTGGTATGAGTGTGACCAATGGTATCATCAGTGCAAAAGGTCGTGGTCCGGGAATCAATGACCGGGAAGACTATTTACAAACAGATGCCGCAATTAACCCTGGTAACAGTGGTGGTCCACTCTTAAACCTGAAGGGTGAAGTCATCGGTGTCAACACTGCCATCTCCAGCCGTAGTGGTGGATATGATGGGGTTGGTTTTGCCATTCCTGTGAATATGGCACGATGGGTGTCTGGTCAGTTAATCGACCACGGTCAGGTGAAACGATCATTCCTGGGTGTAGGGATCCAGCCAATCAGTAATGATCTGGCAAAATCCTTTGACATCAAGGTAGGTCAGGGAGCCATCATCACTCAGGTTATGGAAGGTTCACCCGCTGAAGCAGGTAAATTGCAGACAGGCGACATCATCCTGAAATTTGCAGGAAAGGATGTATCCGGACCTCGCAACCTGCAGGGTATTGTTGAGCAACTGGTTGTTGGTAAGTCTTACGTGATGGAACTTTTGCGAGATGGCAAACGCATCACGCAGAACATCACCATGGAAGAAATGCCAAAGAGTTTCTCTGTTGCAAAAGATGAAAAACCACTGGATGGTTCTAAAAAAGAGAAATCCAAAACCAGTGTTAATGATCTCAATATTGAAGTTCAACCCTTAACAAGCGAACTGGCGAATCAGCTGGGATATTCCGACAACGTCAAAGGAGTCGTTATTACTTCTGTCGAACCTGGAAGTGCTGCTGAAGAAGCTGGTTTGATGAAAGGCATGATCATTGAAAAAATTGGAACTACTGAAGTCTCTTCAATGGATCAGTTTAATCAAGGATTGAAAGAGGCCAAAGACAAGAAGAGTGTGTTGCTGTTGGTAAGAAACAACAGTGGTGCCCGTTTTGTTGTGGTCCCGAAGTAG
- the rnc gene encoding ribonuclease III, whose amino-acid sequence MLYDLNPKEIDQLLEECQKNLGYQFSDLELLKCCLTHTSAAKTRTDSNERLEFLGDSILGSIVCERLYHQFPNAPEGELTRIKSAVVSRNTCTRLAREKDLDRFIFVGKGLAMTETLPESLLAGMFEAIIAGIYLDGGIEPVHTFLDPLIERENHKASRSVHGFNYKSLLQQYSQKKFSETPVYELLDEKGPDHSKFFQVTAIIGAHRYEPAWGSTKKEAEQRAAFNALRDNESDEEWELPPLPDAV is encoded by the coding sequence ATGCTGTACGATCTCAATCCTAAAGAGATCGATCAACTCCTGGAGGAGTGTCAAAAGAATCTGGGTTACCAATTTTCGGATTTGGAATTGTTAAAGTGCTGTTTAACTCACACGTCTGCTGCAAAGACCCGGACTGATTCTAACGAACGCCTGGAGTTTTTGGGGGACTCCATTCTAGGCTCAATTGTTTGTGAACGGCTCTATCATCAGTTTCCCAATGCCCCTGAGGGGGAATTGACCCGGATTAAGTCAGCCGTTGTCAGTCGCAATACCTGTACCAGGCTGGCTCGTGAAAAGGATCTGGATCGATTTATTTTTGTGGGCAAAGGTCTGGCGATGACGGAAACCCTGCCTGAATCGTTATTGGCAGGGATGTTTGAGGCCATCATCGCTGGAATCTACTTGGATGGGGGAATTGAGCCGGTGCATACTTTTTTAGATCCCTTGATTGAACGCGAGAATCACAAAGCCTCTCGCTCGGTGCATGGATTCAATTATAAAAGTCTGCTGCAACAATACTCACAGAAAAAGTTCTCTGAAACTCCGGTTTATGAACTGTTGGATGAAAAAGGACCGGATCATTCCAAATTTTTCCAGGTCACAGCTATCATTGGTGCGCATCGCTACGAACCTGCCTGGGGTTCGACCAAAAAAGAGGCTGAGCAACGAGCGGCCTTCAATGCGTTACGTGATAATGAAAGTGATGAAGAATGGGAACTCCCTCCCTTGCCGGATGCCGTTTAA